The following proteins are co-located in the Candidatus Nitrotoga sp. AM1P genome:
- a CDS encoding aspartate aminotransferase family protein: MSHLMNTYARLPVFFTHGEGVWLWDSNGKRYLDALSGIAVNTLGHAHPRLTAALTEQISKLIHVSNLYQINEQEAVADKLCTLANMQEVFLCNSGCEANEAAIKLARLYGHQQGIDNPAIIVMEKAFHGRTLATLSATGNRKVQAGFEPLVKGFVRVPYDDLDAIHQVAEHNHDVVAVLIEPIQGEGGIRTLDIHYLEQLRKICDQHNWLLMLDEVQCGIGRTGKWFAHQYTSILPDVMTLAKGVGSGIPVGACLAAGKATGTFKPGNHGSTFGGNPLACIAVLTTLAIMEEDQLVAHAATVGEFLQQSLRTRLATAAGVVEIRGQGLIIGIELNRPCGELVKQALAQGLLINVTADNVIRLLPAMVFTSAEALQLLDKLCPLITDFLAQGA; the protein is encoded by the coding sequence ATGTCACACTTGATGAACACCTACGCTCGCCTGCCAGTCTTCTTCACACATGGAGAAGGTGTTTGGCTGTGGGACAGCAATGGCAAACGCTACCTTGATGCGCTATCCGGTATCGCTGTTAACACGCTGGGACATGCCCATCCACGCTTAACTGCGGCGCTTACTGAGCAGATCAGCAAACTGATACACGTTTCCAACTTGTATCAAATAAACGAACAAGAAGCTGTAGCCGACAAATTATGTACGCTGGCCAACATGCAAGAGGTGTTCTTGTGCAATTCGGGCTGCGAGGCTAATGAAGCTGCGATCAAGTTGGCGCGTCTGTATGGTCATCAGCAAGGTATTGATAATCCCGCCATTATCGTCATGGAAAAAGCATTCCATGGCCGTACATTAGCCACACTATCCGCCACTGGCAACCGCAAAGTACAGGCTGGATTCGAGCCGCTCGTAAAAGGTTTTGTGCGCGTTCCGTATGATGATCTGGATGCCATACATCAGGTCGCCGAACACAACCACGATGTCGTAGCGGTGCTGATCGAACCCATTCAAGGTGAAGGCGGAATCCGCACCTTGGATATCCATTATCTCGAGCAACTACGTAAGATCTGTGACCAACACAACTGGCTGTTGATGCTGGATGAAGTGCAATGCGGTATTGGCCGTACTGGCAAATGGTTCGCCCACCAATATACGAGCATTCTACCGGACGTAATGACACTAGCAAAAGGTGTCGGCTCCGGCATTCCTGTCGGCGCCTGCCTAGCCGCTGGCAAGGCGACGGGCACCTTTAAGCCGGGCAATCATGGCTCTACTTTCGGCGGCAACCCATTGGCATGTATAGCTGTGCTAACCACGCTGGCGATAATGGAAGAAGACCAGCTGGTAGCACATGCCGCTACAGTAGGCGAATTTCTACAGCAGAGTTTACGCACCCGCCTGGCCACAGCGGCTGGCGTGGTAGAAATTCGGGGACAGGGGCTGATTATCGGCATTGAATTAAACAGGCCCTGCGGGGAACTGGTGAAGCAAGCCTTGGCACAAGGGCTGTTAATCAACGTCACCGCTGACAACGTTATCCGGCTGCTACCCGCAATGGTATTTACTTCCGCGGAAGCGCTGCAATTACTGGACAAACTATGCCCGCTTATTACTGATTTCCTGGCGCAAGGCGCATAA
- the rpsT gene encoding 30S ribosomal protein S20, whose amino-acid sequence MANTAQARKRARQANKQREHNTSLRSKLRTAIKKVAKAIKVGDKAVAQAVFIESTSIVDSIADKKIIHKNKAARHKSRLSAAIKAMAQA is encoded by the coding sequence ATGGCAAACACTGCACAAGCTAGAAAACGCGCGCGACAAGCAAACAAACAACGCGAACATAACACGAGTCTGCGCTCTAAACTGCGCACTGCCATTAAAAAAGTGGCTAAAGCTATTAAAGTTGGCGACAAAGCTGTGGCACAAGCCGTTTTCATCGAATCCACTAGTATCGTGGATTCTATTGCCGACAAAAAGATCATTCACAAAAATAAAGCTGCACGTCATAAGAGCCGTTTATCTGCTGCCATCAAAGCAATGGCTCAAGCATAA
- the hisC gene encoding histidinol-phosphate transaminase — protein MSSTNFGVIPESLLRQEILDLKAYPVPNSTGMVKLDAMENPYPLPQSLREEIACLVADAAINRYPDADAQRLKACIRAVTGLPQSLDMLLGNGSDEIIQLLALAVAKPNATLLSVEPSFVMYKMIAAFTGMQYVGVPLTEDFALDLPAMLTVMQHRQPALVFLSYPNNPTGNLFDAEAIAQIIEAAPGLVVVDEAYYAFANASFMPMLTRYPNLLVMRTFSKLGMAGLRLGFMVGSKAWLAQLEKLRLPYNVGVLTQQVAEKLLQHHDVLLRQAEQIKQDRAWLYERLVGVADVRPYVSDANFILFRVMHADKIFQGLKKRGVLIKNLSKSHPMLIDCLRVTVGTPQENEQFIRALQESIHQFV, from the coding sequence ATGTCTTCTACCAATTTTGGCGTAATACCTGAAAGCTTGCTCCGTCAAGAAATACTCGATTTGAAAGCTTACCCTGTGCCCAACAGCACTGGCATGGTCAAACTGGATGCGATGGAGAACCCTTATCCATTGCCACAGTCATTGCGCGAGGAAATCGCCTGCCTGGTGGCGGACGCCGCTATCAACCGATACCCTGATGCCGATGCTCAGCGATTAAAGGCCTGCATCCGCGCTGTGACCGGTTTGCCGCAGAGTTTGGATATGTTGCTTGGAAATGGGTCGGATGAGATTATTCAGTTGTTAGCGCTTGCGGTCGCTAAGCCGAATGCCACATTATTGAGCGTCGAGCCATCATTTGTGATGTATAAAATGATTGCGGCATTCACTGGAATGCAGTATGTCGGTGTGCCGCTGACAGAAGATTTTGCGCTGGACTTGCCTGCCATGCTGACTGTCATGCAACACCGTCAGCCTGCGCTAGTGTTTTTGTCCTATCCAAATAATCCCACTGGCAATCTGTTTGATGCGGAAGCTATCGCTCAAATTATTGAAGCTGCCCCTGGTTTGGTGGTAGTGGATGAAGCTTATTATGCTTTTGCCAATGCTAGTTTTATGCCCATGCTGACACGTTATCCAAATCTGTTGGTGATGCGCACATTCTCCAAGCTTGGCATGGCTGGTTTGCGCTTGGGGTTTATGGTGGGTAGCAAGGCGTGGCTAGCGCAGTTAGAAAAGCTCCGTTTGCCGTATAATGTGGGTGTGTTGACGCAACAGGTGGCGGAAAAATTGTTGCAGCATCACGACGTGTTGTTGCGGCAGGCTGAGCAGATCAAACAGGATCGTGCTTGGTTATATGAACGGCTGGTGGGGGTAGCGGATGTACGGCCTTATGTGAGTGATGCCAATTTCATCTTATTCCGTGTGATGCATGCTGATAAGATTTTTCAGGGGCTGAAAAAACGGGGGGTGTTAATTAAGAATTTGAGCAAATCCCACCCAATGTTGATTGATTGTCTACGCGTTACGGTGGGCACTCCGCAAGAGAATGAACAGTTCATACGGGCATTGCAGGAAAGTATTCATCAATTTGTTTAG
- the hisB gene encoding imidazoleglycerol-phosphate dehydratase HisB has translation MRSAQVTRNTLETQITIKLDLDGSGKVKFDTGLPFLEHMLDQVARHGMVDLDIVAKGDLHIDAHHTVEDIGITLGQAFSQAVEDKKGLRRYGHAYVPLDEALSRVVLDISGRPGLVFNVNFVRSNIGEFDVDLVHEFFQGFVNHALVTLHIDNLVGKNAHHQAETVFKAFGRALRMALEVDPRMAGMMPSTKGTL, from the coding sequence ATGCGTAGTGCGCAAGTTACTCGTAACACCCTGGAAACTCAGATCACTATCAAGCTGGACTTAGATGGTAGCGGTAAGGTCAAATTCGATACCGGTTTGCCTTTTCTCGAGCATATGCTCGATCAAGTTGCACGTCATGGTATGGTTGATTTGGACATCGTCGCTAAGGGTGATCTTCATATTGATGCGCATCACACTGTCGAAGATATCGGCATTACTCTTGGTCAAGCGTTTAGCCAAGCGGTAGAAGACAAAAAGGGATTGCGTCGGTACGGTCATGCTTATGTCCCATTAGATGAGGCGCTGTCGCGCGTAGTGCTGGATATTTCCGGCCGCCCCGGTTTGGTGTTCAATGTGAATTTTGTGCGTTCCAATATAGGTGAGTTTGATGTGGATTTGGTTCATGAGTTTTTCCAAGGCTTTGTCAATCATGCGCTGGTGACATTGCACATCGACAATCTGGTTGGTAAAAATGCTCACCATCAGGCGGAAACTGTGTTCAAGGCATTCGGCCGTGCCTTGCGCATGGCGCTGGAAGTTGACCCACGTATGGCAGGCATGATGCCCTCCACAAAGGGTACATTGTAA
- the hisH gene encoding imidazole glycerol phosphate synthase subunit HisH — protein sequence MVDIAIIDYGMGNLRSVHQALRTIAPTASIVVTDDPQEVLQAARVVFPGQGAMPDCIRELETRGLRAAVLQAARTKPFLGICIGLQMLFEHSEEGDIPGLSILPGRVVRFASNLCDAQNNKLKVPHMGWNEVHHANHPLWEGIDQNARFYFVHSYYVCPQDAQFVQATSCYPQPFICAVARDNLFAVQFHPEKSQGAGLMLLKNFVNWVPV from the coding sequence ATGGTAGATATTGCGATAATTGATTACGGCATGGGCAATCTACGCTCCGTGCATCAAGCATTGCGCACCATTGCGCCAACTGCGTCCATTGTGGTGACTGACGACCCGCAAGAAGTTTTACAGGCGGCGCGTGTGGTTTTTCCTGGCCAAGGTGCGATGCCGGACTGTATTCGCGAGTTAGAGACGCGCGGGTTGCGAGCGGCAGTACTGCAGGCGGCGCGGACCAAGCCTTTTCTCGGTATTTGTATCGGCCTGCAAATGCTGTTTGAGCACAGTGAGGAAGGCGATATTCCGGGATTGTCCATTTTGCCGGGCAGAGTAGTGCGCTTCGCCAGCAATTTGTGCGATGCGCAGAATAATAAGTTGAAGGTGCCGCATATGGGTTGGAATGAAGTGCACCATGCCAACCATCCGCTATGGGAAGGTATAGATCAGAACGCGCGCTTTTATTTTGTGCACAGTTATTATGTATGTCCCCAGGATGCACAGTTTGTGCAGGCCACTAGTTGCTATCCACAACCGTTTATTTGTGCCGTGGCGCGTGATAACTTATTTGCCGTGCAGTTTCATCCAGAGAAAAGTCAGGGTGCCGGACTGATGTTGCTGAAAAACTTTGTGAATTGGGTACCGGTTTAA
- the hisA gene encoding 1-(5-phosphoribosyl)-5-[(5-phosphoribosylamino)methylideneamino]imidazole-4-carboxamide isomerase codes for MLIIPAIDLKDGHCVRLRQGMMEDATVFSEDPAAMALHWLNQGARRLHLVDLNGAFAGRPKNEAAVRSIVEAVGLDVPIQLGGGIRDLEIIERYLDIGVTYVIIGTAAVKTPGFLHEACDAFPGHIMVGLDANAGKVAVDGWSKVTGHDVLDLAKRFEGYGIEAIIYTDIGRDGMLSGVNIPATVELARELTVPVIASGGITNLDDVHALCAVQDNGIAGAITGRAIYEETLNFAAAQKLADTLTTNRNVKR; via the coding sequence ATGTTGATTATTCCTGCGATTGATTTAAAAGATGGACATTGCGTACGCTTGCGCCAAGGGATGATGGAAGACGCCACGGTGTTTTCTGAAGATCCTGCAGCGATGGCGCTACATTGGTTAAACCAAGGCGCGCGTCGCCTGCACTTGGTTGATCTGAACGGCGCTTTTGCCGGCAGACCTAAGAACGAGGCAGCTGTACGCAGCATCGTGGAAGCGGTTGGGTTGGATGTGCCAATTCAGTTAGGGGGTGGTATTCGCGATCTAGAAATCATAGAACGCTACCTCGATATTGGAGTCACTTATGTCATTATAGGTACTGCAGCGGTGAAGACTCCGGGTTTTCTGCATGAAGCCTGCGATGCTTTCCCAGGTCACATCATGGTAGGGCTCGATGCTAATGCTGGTAAAGTGGCGGTGGACGGCTGGTCTAAGGTGACTGGGCATGATGTGCTGGATTTGGCTAAGCGTTTTGAAGGTTATGGCATTGAAGCGATCATTTACACTGACATCGGACGTGATGGTATGTTATCTGGCGTAAATATTCCCGCGACTGTGGAGTTGGCGCGTGAACTTACTGTCCCGGTCATTGCCAGCGGTGGCATTACTAACCTTGATGATGTGCATGCGCTGTGCGCGGTACAGGACAATGGCATTGCTGGCGCGATAACTGGCCGGGCTATCTATGAAGAGACTTTGAACTTTGCTGCGGCACAAAAATTGGCGGATACATTAACTACTAATAGAAATGTGAAGCGCTAA
- the hisF gene encoding imidazole glycerol phosphate synthase subunit HisF, protein MLAKRIIPCLDVTAGRVVKGVHFVELRDAGDPVEIARRYDEQGADELTFLDITASSDDRGILFRIIEQVAEQVFIPLTVGGGVRQVEDVRNLLNAGADKVSINTSAVLNPQLVADVAGHYGSQCIVVAIDAKQIQSGRWEVFTHGGRRATGLGVVEWAKKMQALGAGEILLTSMDRDGSKIGYDLQLIRAVTDALEIPLIASGGAGTLQHLVDGVKLGGADAVLAASIFHYGEYTIQQAKQYMAQQSIEVRL, encoded by the coding sequence ATGCTAGCCAAACGTATCATTCCTTGTCTAGACGTAACCGCTGGTCGCGTGGTCAAGGGAGTCCACTTTGTTGAGTTGCGTGATGCAGGCGACCCGGTAGAAATCGCGCGCCGATACGACGAGCAGGGCGCAGATGAGTTAACCTTTCTTGACATCACAGCCAGTTCTGATGACCGTGGTATTTTGTTTCGTATTATTGAGCAGGTGGCCGAGCAGGTTTTTATTCCCCTTACTGTGGGTGGCGGTGTGCGCCAAGTGGAAGATGTGCGTAACCTGCTTAATGCGGGTGCTGATAAGGTAAGTATTAACACGTCTGCCGTGCTAAACCCGCAGCTGGTGGCGGACGTGGCAGGGCACTATGGTTCACAATGTATCGTAGTGGCAATAGATGCCAAACAGATACAGTCTGGTCGTTGGGAGGTATTCACCCATGGCGGACGCCGGGCTACCGGTCTCGGTGTGGTGGAATGGGCTAAAAAGATGCAGGCACTGGGCGCGGGAGAAATTCTGCTCACCAGTATGGATCGTGACGGCAGCAAAATTGGTTATGACTTACAGCTTATTCGCGCAGTGACGGATGCGCTGGAAATCCCTCTCATTGCCAGTGGCGGTGCGGGTACTCTCCAGCATTTGGTGGACGGTGTGAAGTTGGGCGGCGCGGATGCGGTGTTGGCGGCCAGTATTTTTCACTATGGTGAATACACGATCCAACAGGCTAAGCAATATATGGCACAACAAAGTATTGAGGTGCGGTTATGA
- the hisI gene encoding phosphoribosyl-AMP cyclohydrolase has product MSDPWLNKISWAADGLVPVITQDSSTGCVLMMAWMNREAFKRTVQSGEATYWSRSRKKLWHKGEESGNIQRVQEIRLDCDGDVVLLKVEQAGGIACHTGRASCFFSRLEKNRWVEIDPVLKAPDEIYQKKP; this is encoded by the coding sequence ATGAGCGACCCTTGGTTGAATAAAATAAGCTGGGCAGCAGATGGATTAGTGCCAGTTATCACACAGGATTCAAGTACAGGTTGTGTGCTGATGATGGCGTGGATGAACCGCGAGGCCTTTAAGCGTACCGTCCAGTCGGGCGAGGCAACATATTGGTCGCGCTCGCGTAAAAAGCTGTGGCATAAGGGCGAAGAGTCCGGCAATATTCAGAGGGTGCAGGAAATTCGTCTCGATTGCGATGGTGATGTGGTTTTATTGAAAGTGGAGCAGGCTGGTGGAATCGCTTGTCATACCGGACGAGCCAGTTGCTTCTTTAGTCGTCTGGAAAAAAATAGGTGGGTGGAAATCGACCCGGTACTTAAAGCGCCTGACGAAATTTATCAGAAGAAACCCTAA
- a CDS encoding phosphoribosyl-ATP diphosphatase, whose protein sequence is MKNDILQQLTETIVARKGAAVESSYVAKLFSKGEDAILKKIGEEATEVLLAAKSGDKQHLIYETADLWFHCMVLLTQHGLSASDVLQELAQRVGVSGLDEKAGRKSGDVS, encoded by the coding sequence ATGAAAAACGACATTCTGCAACAATTGACGGAAACAATAGTGGCGCGCAAAGGTGCAGCAGTTGAAAGCTCATATGTAGCCAAATTGTTTAGCAAAGGTGAAGATGCCATCCTGAAAAAAATCGGCGAAGAAGCCACTGAAGTACTGCTGGCCGCTAAAAGCGGTGATAAACAACATTTGATATACGAAACCGCTGATCTGTGGTTTCATTGTATGGTATTGCTGACGCAACATGGCTTGAGCGCAAGCGATGTACTGCAAGAGCTGGCGCAACGGGTAGGGGTTTCCGGGCTTGATGAGAAGGCCGGTCGTAAGAGTGGCGACGTCTCTTAA
- a CDS encoding histidine triad nucleotide-binding protein yields MDNCIFCNIVGGDIPCRKVYDDDDLLAFHDIHPVAEVHIILIPKLHLASLMDANDSHMALLGKMLLLTSKLAKEQGLNNGFRTVINTGKGGGQEVFHLHIHIIGGNIPPMVRRD; encoded by the coding sequence GTGGATAACTGTATTTTTTGCAACATAGTTGGCGGTGATATCCCTTGCCGAAAGGTGTATGATGACGATGATTTACTTGCCTTTCATGACATTCACCCGGTTGCGGAGGTGCATATCATACTGATTCCCAAGTTACACTTGGCATCACTGATGGATGCTAATGACAGTCATATGGCGCTACTGGGAAAAATGTTATTGTTGACGTCTAAATTGGCAAAAGAGCAGGGATTGAATAACGGCTTTCGCACGGTGATAAACACTGGGAAGGGTGGAGGGCAAGAAGTGTTTCACCTGCATATTCATATTATTGGCGGCAATATTCCACCAATGGTGCGGCGGGATTAG
- the tatA gene encoding Sec-independent protein translocase subunit TatA, giving the protein MGSFSIWHWLIVLLVVILIFGTKKLRNMGSDLGGAMKGFKEGMRSEPEVSKDDIHKQVEQGGQTIEGEVKDKSHTNA; this is encoded by the coding sequence ATGGGTTCATTCAGTATCTGGCACTGGTTGATTGTATTATTGGTTGTCATTCTTATATTCGGTACCAAGAAATTGCGCAATATGGGTAGCGATTTAGGAGGTGCGATGAAGGGTTTTAAGGAAGGTATGCGATCAGAGCCAGAAGTGTCTAAAGATGATATTCACAAGCAAGTGGAGCAGGGTGGTCAGACCATCGAAGGCGAAGTCAAAGACAAGAGTCATACCAACGCATAG
- the tatB gene encoding Sec-independent protein translocase protein TatB, translating into MFDVNFSEMMVIAVVAFIVIGPERLPKVARTLGHLLGRGQRYISGVKADIARDIGIEELRQLQEKVQKEYKSAEEAVNQVTQTLNLHAQEVTQSLNQQVEQARESINQQSQLNSEVQSSAVQQSTSEQKNFPKASERDKGASLLSKQSDGNIEGSVRASGESSADELEFKKLSSAYQEATRNLYAQQEAARNLHIQEEKLRQLRQKTDQQASINDQTVPQDQLVQQPHSAVSQSKQANVQQAQPTFQIIPEQKRFPID; encoded by the coding sequence ATGTTTGACGTCAATTTCTCCGAGATGATGGTGATTGCGGTGGTTGCTTTCATCGTTATTGGCCCTGAACGTCTACCCAAGGTAGCGCGTACCCTTGGTCATTTGTTGGGCCGTGGGCAACGCTACATTAGCGGCGTTAAAGCTGACATCGCGCGAGACATAGGAATTGAGGAATTGCGTCAGTTGCAGGAAAAGGTGCAAAAGGAATACAAGAGTGCCGAAGAGGCAGTGAATCAAGTTACGCAAACCCTTAACCTGCATGCGCAAGAAGTTACGCAGTCACTCAATCAGCAAGTGGAGCAGGCTAGGGAGAGCATTAATCAACAATCGCAATTGAATTCTGAGGTGCAATCATCCGCCGTGCAACAGAGTACTTCGGAGCAGAAAAATTTCCCTAAGGCTAGCGAAAGAGATAAGGGCGCATCACTATTGAGTAAACAGAGTGACGGTAATATCGAAGGTTCAGTGCGAGCAAGTGGTGAGAGCTCGGCAGATGAGCTTGAATTTAAAAAGCTTTCATCAGCGTATCAAGAGGCGACACGTAATTTATATGCTCAACAAGAGGCGGCACGCAATTTGCATATTCAGGAGGAAAAATTACGTCAGTTGAGGCAAAAAACAGATCAGCAAGCTAGTATTAACGATCAGACGGTACCGCAGGATCAATTAGTGCAGCAACCTCATAGTGCCGTATCTCAATCAAAACAAGCCAACGTGCAGCAGGCACAGCCCACGTTTCAGATTATTCCCGAGCAAAAAAGATTTCCTATTGATTAA
- the tatC gene encoding twin-arginine translocase subunit TatC produces the protein MSTSESFISHLLELRTRLLYAFGGLLLVFICLVPWAGDLYALLAEPMLAKLPKGGQMIAIDVITPFFVPIKVAMMAAFLIALPYILYQAWLFVAPGMHAHEKRLMLPLVTASVVLFFFGMAFAYFVVFPVVFGFFSGAAPQGVAVMTDIDKYLSFVMGMFLAFGTTFEVPVAVVVLVKMDVVTIAKLKEVRPYVIVGAFILGALLTPPDVVSQFMLAIPLWLLYEVGIVVAGWMMKDSTEVETKNG, from the coding sequence ATGAGTACTAGCGAAAGCTTCATTTCCCACCTGCTTGAATTGCGCACTCGCCTTCTATATGCTTTTGGAGGGCTGTTGTTGGTATTTATATGCCTTGTTCCGTGGGCAGGTGATCTTTATGCCCTACTGGCGGAACCTATGCTCGCTAAGTTGCCAAAAGGCGGGCAGATGATCGCTATTGATGTTATCACTCCATTTTTTGTGCCAATTAAAGTGGCGATGATGGCTGCATTCCTGATTGCATTACCCTATATATTGTACCAAGCTTGGCTTTTCGTCGCGCCCGGCATGCATGCACATGAAAAACGCTTAATGTTGCCGCTCGTTACGGCTAGTGTAGTGTTGTTTTTTTTCGGCATGGCATTTGCATATTTCGTGGTGTTTCCTGTGGTATTTGGTTTTTTCAGCGGTGCAGCGCCTCAGGGCGTCGCAGTGATGACCGACATTGACAAATACCTGAGTTTCGTAATGGGGATGTTCCTTGCTTTTGGAACTACCTTCGAAGTGCCGGTGGCAGTGGTGGTGTTGGTTAAAATGGATGTAGTAACTATCGCCAAACTTAAGGAAGTTCGACCTTATGTTATTGTCGGAGCGTTTATTCTCGGTGCGCTTCTTACCCCCCCGGACGTGGTGTCGCAGTTTATGCTCGCCATACCATTGTGGCTATTGTATGAAGTGGGCATTGTGGTGGCGGGGTGGATGATGAAAGACTCGACAGAGGTTGAAACGAAAAACGGATAA
- a CDS encoding trypsin-like peptidase domain-containing protein, with protein MRKFWLLFAQATTVGLAILFVINTLKPSLLSSATRNGIVTLHENVNTSTSQIPAAGFSAAARKVMPTVVNIFTSTEIKKPRHPFMDDPRFHFFFGEEFDNSPQRGSNLGSGVIISHDGYILTNHHVVEAADQIEVALADGRKAKGRIIGSDPESDLAVIKIDLPGTIPAITFSRPDQAQVGDIVLAIGNPFGVGQTVTMGIVSAVKRNHLGLNTFENFIQTDAAINPGNSGGALVDVNGNLIGINSAIYSPNGGSLGIGFAIPVSTAKKVMEQIIQSGSVTRGWVGVAVQELTPKLAESFNLGNIQGVLISEVVRGSPADQAGVHAGDILTMIDNKQLLTDSSSMLETISSLPPGKVVVFKLVRNQREVVVEVKVGKRPRPKKLE; from the coding sequence ATGCGTAAATTCTGGCTTTTATTCGCACAAGCTACCACTGTCGGGCTGGCTATATTATTTGTTATCAACACCCTGAAACCCAGTCTACTATCCTCTGCTACACGTAACGGCATCGTCACGCTACATGAAAACGTAAACACTAGCACCAGCCAAATTCCTGCAGCAGGCTTCAGCGCTGCGGCGCGCAAAGTTATGCCCACCGTGGTTAATATTTTTACCAGCACCGAAATAAAGAAACCCAGGCATCCATTCATGGATGATCCACGCTTCCATTTCTTTTTTGGCGAAGAATTCGATAATTCTCCACAACGCGGTTCTAACTTAGGCTCTGGCGTCATCATCAGCCATGACGGTTACATCCTTACCAATCATCATGTGGTTGAAGCTGCCGACCAGATCGAAGTGGCTCTGGCCGATGGACGCAAGGCCAAAGGACGCATTATTGGTTCCGATCCAGAATCCGATCTTGCCGTCATCAAAATCGACCTGCCTGGCACCATCCCGGCCATCACCTTTAGCCGCCCGGATCAAGCGCAAGTAGGCGACATCGTGTTAGCCATCGGCAACCCGTTCGGCGTGGGGCAAACGGTGACTATGGGTATTGTCAGTGCCGTAAAACGCAATCACCTCGGTCTAAACACTTTCGAAAACTTCATTCAGACTGACGCAGCAATTAACCCAGGCAACTCAGGCGGCGCGCTGGTAGATGTAAACGGCAACTTGATTGGCATCAACAGTGCGATTTACTCGCCCAATGGGGGCTCACTCGGTATCGGTTTCGCTATTCCTGTCAGCACCGCAAAAAAAGTTATGGAGCAGATTATCCAAAGTGGCTCGGTCACACGCGGCTGGGTCGGCGTAGCCGTGCAAGAGCTCACTCCAAAACTAGCGGAATCGTTTAACCTCGGCAATATACAGGGAGTGCTAATTTCGGAAGTGGTGCGCGGCAGTCCAGCGGACCAAGCTGGGGTGCATGCTGGCGACATTCTCACCATGATAGACAATAAACAGCTGCTAACAGATTCAAGCTCTATGCTGGAAACCATTTCGAGTTTGCCACCCGGCAAAGTTGTCGTATTCAAACTGGTGCGCAATCAGCGTGAAGTAGTAGTGGAAGTTAAGGTCGGTAAGCGGCCTAGGCCGAAAAAACTGGAATAA
- a CDS encoding Nif3-like dinuclear metal center hexameric protein, with protein sequence MLLNELRDYIASLLEPDRFRDYCPNGMQVEGRVEVRRIASGVTASQRLLKAATAWNADAILVHHGYFWRNEDAAITGIKKQRIAHLLQHDVSLLAYHLPLDAHAELGNNAQLGQRLGFMEHGRFGEQDIACYGELVQAQTLAQLTRKIAHSLQRTPLVIGEDDPTIRRIAWCTGAAQGYFEAAIALGVDAFLTGEISEQNVHVAQETGVTFIAAGHHATERYGVQALGAHLAEHFGIEHQFFDLENPV encoded by the coding sequence ATGTTGCTGAATGAGTTGCGCGATTATATCGCAAGCCTGCTGGAGCCTGACCGTTTTCGTGATTATTGTCCAAATGGCATGCAAGTGGAAGGTAGGGTAGAAGTCCGCCGCATCGCCAGTGGTGTAACGGCCTCTCAACGTTTACTGAAAGCAGCCACTGCATGGAATGCAGATGCCATCCTGGTTCATCATGGTTATTTTTGGCGTAATGAAGATGCTGCTATAACTGGAATTAAGAAACAACGTATTGCACATTTGCTTCAGCATGATGTTAGTTTGCTGGCTTATCACCTGCCGTTGGATGCGCACGCTGAACTTGGCAACAATGCGCAACTCGGTCAACGTTTGGGTTTCATGGAGCATGGGCGCTTCGGTGAGCAAGACATTGCTTGTTATGGGGAGTTGGTACAAGCACAAACATTGGCACAACTGACGCGGAAAATTGCGCACAGCTTACAGCGTACGCCGCTAGTGATAGGTGAAGACGACCCTACTATCCGCCGGATCGCTTGGTGTACCGGTGCGGCGCAAGGCTATTTCGAAGCGGCAATCGCGTTGGGCGTGGATGCCTTTCTCACCGGCGAAATTTCCGAGCAGAATGTCCATGTGGCGCAAGAAACGGGAGTGACATTTATTGCGGCTGGCCATCACGCCACTGAGCGCTATGGTGTCCAGGCTTTGGGTGCGCACCTCGCCGAGCATTTTGGTATAGAACACCAATTTTTCGATCTAGAAAATCCGGTTTAA